The following proteins are co-located in the Methanomicrobiales archaeon genome:
- the trpB gene encoding tryptophan synthase subunit beta yields MAEKGRFGKYGGQYVPETLMEPLLALEDAYARACGDAAFRDELRRYLTEYAGRPTPLTYCANVSRILGCRVYLKREDLLHGGAHKLNNTLGQALLARYMGKRRVIAETGAGQHGVATAIACAALGLDSVVYMGETDVQRQALNVYRMRILGAEVIPVASGTRTLKDAVNEALRDWVTNARDTYYLLGSVVGPHPYPTMIRDFQKVIGEETKQQVLQREGRLPDAILACVGGGSNAIGMFHPFVGEGVRLVGVEAGGRGVDTGEHGATLCAGTEGILHGALSYLLQDADGQVRATHSVAAGLDYPGVGPELSCLKDEKKVEFVSVTDREALDAFHFLARTEGILPALESAHAVAQVRRMAGEFDRDAVVIVNLSGRGDKDVTEVVRMGGLQA; encoded by the coding sequence ATGGCGGAGAAGGGACGGTTCGGCAAATACGGCGGGCAGTACGTGCCGGAGACGCTGATGGAACCGCTCCTCGCGCTCGAGGACGCCTACGCTCGGGCGTGTGGCGATGCCGCGTTCCGGGACGAGCTCCGCCGCTACCTGACGGAGTACGCGGGCAGGCCCACCCCCCTGACCTACTGCGCGAACGTCTCGCGCATCCTCGGGTGCAGGGTGTACCTGAAGCGCGAGGACCTTCTCCACGGAGGAGCCCACAAGCTGAACAACACGCTCGGGCAGGCACTGCTGGCGCGTTACATGGGAAAACGCCGGGTGATCGCGGAGACCGGCGCCGGCCAGCACGGTGTCGCGACGGCGATCGCCTGTGCCGCCCTGGGGCTCGACTCGGTCGTCTACATGGGGGAGACGGACGTGCAGAGGCAGGCGCTGAACGTCTACCGCATGCGGATCCTGGGGGCGGAGGTGATCCCCGTCGCATCCGGCACGAGGACGCTGAAGGACGCGGTCAACGAAGCGCTGCGGGACTGGGTGACGAACGCCCGGGACACGTACTACCTCCTGGGCTCCGTGGTCGGCCCCCACCCTTACCCGACCATGATCCGCGACTTCCAGAAGGTCATCGGCGAGGAGACGAAGCAGCAGGTGCTCCAGCGGGAGGGGAGGCTGCCGGACGCGATCCTGGCCTGCGTGGGAGGCGGGTCCAACGCCATCGGCATGTTCCACCCCTTCGTCGGCGAAGGCGTGCGGCTCGTCGGGGTCGAGGCGGGAGGCAGAGGCGTGGATACCGGCGAGCACGGCGCAACCCTCTGCGCGGGCACGGAAGGGATCCTCCACGGCGCACTCTCCTACCTCCTGCAGGATGCGGACGGGCAGGTCCGCGCGACCCACAGCGTCGCCGCCGGGCTGGACTATCCGGGGGTCGGTCCGGAGCTGAGCTGCCTGAAGGACGAGAAGAAAGTCGAGTTCGTCTCCGTAACGGACCGGGAAGCCCTGGATGCGTTCCACTTCCTGGCGAGAACGGAAGGGATCCTGCCAGCCCTGGAATCCGCGCATGCTGTGGCCCAGGTGCGCAGGATGGCGGGCGAATTCGACCGCGATGCCGTCGTGATCGTCAACCTGTCCGGCCGCGGGGACAAGGACGTGACCGAGGTGGTCCGCATGGGAGGGTTGCAGGCGTGA
- a CDS encoding phosphoribosylanthranilate isomerase, giving the protein MRVKICGITTAEDARYAEEAGADAIGVVLFSDSPRSVPPERARTIFASLGPFIARVAVTHTKSRRDLEEILALGPDAIQITHPFEFPEGRPVKVLRVVKRGDAIPADCDALVVDESCGSGTGFDPSFARDMVLRSARPVVLAGGLTPENVRAAIGRVRPYAVDVASGVEDRPGVKNRSKVRAFVRAAREG; this is encoded by the coding sequence ATGCGCGTGAAGATATGCGGCATCACCACGGCGGAGGACGCCCGGTATGCGGAGGAGGCGGGTGCGGATGCCATCGGGGTTGTCTTGTTCAGCGACTCCCCCCGCTCCGTGCCCCCGGAGCGGGCCCGGACGATCTTCGCATCGCTCGGCCCCTTCATCGCCAGGGTCGCCGTGACCCATACGAAGAGCCGGCGGGACCTGGAGGAGATACTGGCGCTGGGCCCCGATGCGATCCAGATCACCCACCCGTTCGAGTTTCCGGAAGGGCGGCCGGTGAAGGTGCTCCGGGTGGTGAAGCGGGGCGATGCTATCCCCGCAGACTGCGACGCCCTCGTCGTCGACGAGAGCTGCGGGAGCGGGACCGGGTTCGATCCTTCGTTCGCCCGCGACATGGTCCTGCGCTCGGCCCGCCCGGTCGTCCTCGCCGGCGGCCTCACACCCGAGAACGTCCGTGCGGCGATCGGGCGGGTGCGCCCCTACGCCGTCGACGTCGCCTCCGGCGTGGAGGATCGGCCTGGGGTCAAGAACCGGAGCAAGGTGCGGGCATTCGTCCGTGCAGCCCGGGAGGGATAG
- the trpA gene encoding tryptophan synthase subunit alpha has protein sequence MNRIDRVFESLNRPAFIAFLVGGDPDREGCVQAAKSLIDGGADILELGIPFSDPVADGPTIQRADLRALQGGANPAMVLDIVREIRDCSDLPVVLLTYGNIVHRRGVERFYREAAASGADGVLIVDMPHEECRDVLETAERYGMRQIFLVAPTTSEERMGRILASAGGFVYLVSRLGTTGGREQLSDDTLEMIGRIRPRTALPLAVGFGISRAEHIRACAAAGVDAVIVGSAIVDIVEATLHDRTAMQKELRDYVREMTETAKACAGTRRPER, from the coding sequence GTGAACCGCATCGACCGGGTCTTCGAAAGCCTGAACCGCCCTGCATTCATCGCCTTCCTCGTCGGCGGCGATCCGGATCGGGAGGGGTGCGTCCAGGCGGCGAAGAGCCTCATCGACGGCGGTGCCGATATCCTGGAGCTGGGGATCCCCTTCTCCGATCCGGTCGCGGACGGGCCGACCATCCAGAGGGCGGACCTCCGGGCGCTCCAGGGGGGCGCGAATCCTGCCATGGTGCTGGACATCGTGCGGGAGATCCGCGATTGCTCGGACCTCCCCGTCGTCCTTCTGACCTACGGAAACATCGTCCACCGCAGGGGCGTGGAGAGGTTCTACCGCGAAGCAGCCGCCAGCGGCGCCGACGGCGTCCTGATCGTCGACATGCCGCACGAGGAGTGCCGGGATGTGCTCGAGACGGCAGAACGCTACGGGATGCGCCAGATCTTTCTCGTTGCCCCCACGACGAGCGAGGAGCGCATGGGGCGGATTCTGGCGTCCGCGGGCGGGTTCGTGTACCTGGTGTCCCGCCTCGGGACGACGGGCGGACGGGAGCAGCTGTCCGACGATACGCTGGAGATGATCGGGCGGATCCGCCCCCGGACCGCACTGCCCCTGGCGGTGGGGTTCGGCATCTCGCGGGCGGAGCATATCCGTGCCTGCGCCGCCGCGGGCGTCGACGCGGTCATCGTGGGCAGCGCCATCGTGGATATCGTCGAGGCCACCCTCCACGACCGGACCGCGATGCAGAAAGAGCTGCGGGATTACGTGCGGGAAATGACCGAAACGGCGAAGGCGTGCGCGGGGACCCGTCGTCCGGAACGCTGA
- a CDS encoding diadenylate cyclase, with protein sequence MTAELMMNTAARIAAEIGARAIVSFTKPCPCASDVPIVWVQELQLDVLKDLTMQDILEVCEHHMLDAAIQLYLTRRLEHGMVVGVFPYAILLYDIGEGKNFINVKEFEDIVPREVMYAVLSLAMEIALEGREGRPIGTAFIIGDGDAIFRRSHQAILNPYEGQPAAVTDIKNRENWESIKEFAQLDGMFVVNREGYILSAGRYLDIVQKKVSLPGGLGGRHRATAAITADIPVVGVTVSESGGVVRVFRDGVCKLSIRTDVRVRG encoded by the coding sequence ATGACTGCGGAGCTGATGATGAACACCGCGGCGCGGATCGCCGCGGAGATCGGCGCGCGGGCGATCGTCTCGTTCACCAAACCCTGCCCCTGCGCCTCCGACGTCCCCATCGTCTGGGTCCAGGAGCTCCAGCTCGATGTCTTGAAAGACCTCACCATGCAGGATATCCTGGAGGTCTGCGAGCACCACATGCTGGACGCGGCCATCCAGCTCTACCTCACCCGCCGCCTGGAGCACGGGATGGTCGTGGGCGTCTTCCCCTACGCCATCCTGCTCTACGACATCGGCGAGGGCAAGAACTTCATCAACGTCAAGGAGTTCGAGGACATTGTACCGCGGGAGGTGATGTACGCGGTGCTCTCCCTCGCGATGGAGATCGCGCTCGAGGGGCGGGAGGGGAGACCGATCGGGACGGCGTTCATCATCGGCGACGGGGATGCGATCTTCCGGCGGTCGCACCAGGCGATCCTCAACCCCTACGAGGGGCAGCCGGCAGCCGTGACGGACATCAAGAACCGCGAGAACTGGGAGAGCATCAAGGAGTTCGCCCAGCTCGACGGCATGTTCGTGGTGAACCGCGAGGGCTACATCCTCTCCGCCGGGCGGTACCTCGACATCGTCCAGAAGAAGGTCAGCCTGCCGGGCGGACTCGGCGGACGGCACCGCGCCACGGCCGCCATCACCGCCGACATCCCCGTCGTGGGGGTGACGGTATCGGAGAGCGGGGGCGTGGTGCGGGTGTTCCGCGACGGCGTCTGCAAGCTCTCCATCCGCACCGACGTGCGGGTGAGGGGCTAG